The Stutzerimonas stutzeri RCH2 genomic interval GTGATGAATCTGGTGCTGCGCCGGGCTGTTGAGGATGTGTTCGACGCGCGGCCCGAACGAAAGCCAGACGTGGCTGTGCCGCAGGTTCGAAGCCAGCGCGTTGAAGATGAACACCAGATAGGTCACGCCAAACAGCGTGTAGCGGCTGATTTCACCGCCGCACGCGTACCAGAAGAGCCCGGCATAGGCGCTGAGCAACACGAGGTCGACCAGCCGGCCGACCACCTTTTCCAGGAAATGCACGCGGCTGGCAGTCAACGGCACCATCACCGGTGCCGAATGATGGACCTTGTGAAACTCCCACAACCAACGACTGTGAAAGGCGCGGTGCACCCAGTACCCGGCAAAGTCGCTGATGACGAACACGCCGAGGCCGTAGAGCAACGACAACGACAGGTTTTGCCCGAGCTGCGGACGCGCGCCCCATAGGTTGGTGAAAAACGCGAGATAGTCGCCCGAGCGGAGAAGGTACGGGTCGACGAGCGCGACGATCGGCACCACCAGTACGACCTTCAGCACACCGCGAACGAAGTAGTAGCGATAGTCCAGACGCGCCGATGGATGCCAGTGCACCCGCCAGCCGCCGATAAATTGCCAGAACGATCCAGCCTCGGTAAGCCCGTGGCGTTTTCGATAACGGAACAAGGCATAGGCCACCGCATAGGAGACCCCAAGAAACAGCACGCCAAGGCGGCCGTTCAAGTCGAAAAAACTGCTGAGCTGATGCAGGATCGGGGCGATCAGGAACTGCTGGAGAGACTCGAAAACGCCCATGCTTGGCCGCCTCGGAGAAAAAGGTGGCGGATTATAGAGGCGGCAGAATCATTCGTATATGCGAATGCTTATCAGACGATAGTGGAATGCCATCAGCTTGACCGGGTGATTGCATCTGTCACGACGAGCAATGCCCTCCCCCTTATGCGGGCGCGAGTTCAACGACGGTATACGGGCAGGATCTCGTGGCTGCGGATAGCGGGTTTCAACGAGCAGACCGCGCCCCAACCTGCGCCACTCACAACCTGGCGTCGGCTCGCGCAAATAAGCGCTGCTGTGGGTCTTTCGTCAATGTCATATGACAACATGAAATCGCCGAACACCCTTCATCCAGTTGTTGTATATGTAATTTTTCAACATAACGGAGTTCTATAGCGACGGTTCCGCGGCATTTCCTTGAAAGTCATCGTACCTCTACTAAGATGGATTTCGCTTACATAAACCCACGAAGGTGTTCCGATGACCGAACAAGAACAACAACCATCACGCGATTCCCGCCGGCAGTTCCTGAAGCAGTCGCTGGCGTGCTCGGCGCTGTTGACTACCGGCCTAGCCCTACCCGGCCTTTCCCAGTCCGCCGAGCCGCTCAGCAGGCGGTATCCCGATCCTTCTCTGGAGGTGCTGGACGAAAGCTTTCTGCAGCTGCGCCTGTTCAATGCCAGCGTAGAGAAAATCGCCGATGGCCTGCGCTGGGCGGAAGGCCCCGTGTGGATTGGCGACGGGCGCTACCTGTTGCTGAGTGATATCCCCAACAACCGAATCATGCGTTGGGACGAGGTCACCGAGTCGCTCAGCGTTTATCGGGAGCAGGCCAATTTTTCCAACGGGCTGACACGAGACCGCCAGGGCCGCCTGGTGATATGCGAAGGCTCGACCACCCACGAGTTGGGAAGACGGGTGACGCGCATCGAGCATAACGGTGCCGTCACGGTGCTGGCCGACAACTACCAGGGCAAGCGCTTCAACTCGCCAAACGATGTGGTGGTCAAGCGCGACGGCTCGATCTGGTTCAGCGACCCGCCGTTTCAGGCTGGCAACTACTACGAAGGGCAGAAGATCCAGACCGAGCTGCCGGATGCCGTGTATCGCATAGACGGCGGGACACTGGAGGTCACGCGCGTGATCGAGGGCATCGCCGGCCCCAACGGTCTGTGTTTCTCGCCGGACGAAACGACGCTCTATGTGGTGGAGGGACGCGCCAAGCCGAACCGGTTGGTCTGGGCTTACAAGGTGAACGCCGACGCCACGCTGGGCGAGCGCAGCAAACACATCGAGGCCACCGCTCATGGTGCGCTGGATGGCATCAAATGCGACGAGACCGGCAACCTGTGGTGCGGCTGGGGAAGCTCCGGCTCACCGGAGGCGAACCCTGAAGGCCTGGATGGGGTGCGTGTGTTCAACCCCGCAGGCAAGGCGATCGGCCATATCCACCTGCCGGAGCGCTGCGCGAACCTGTGCTTCGGCGGTGCGCAGGGCAATCGTCTGTTCATGGCCAGCAGCCACGGCATCTACGCGCTGTACGTGAACGCCAGAGGTGCCACGTTCGCCTGACACAACCCGCGCCCGCATCTTCGCAGGTGGGTAACGCCTTGCTTGTCCACCTGACCGCGGCTACGCCGATTGGCTGGCCGCGGTGAGATTCGCCTACTTGCCCATCACCAGCGCGAAACCCACCACGATGCCGGCGAGTGCGATCACCCAGCCGATGCGGTGGGCACGGTTCTTTTCGGCCTGGCGGACGGGATCTACGGGCTTTTTCTTTCTCACGATTCACCTGCTTCTGGACACTGCTGCCGGTTGGCGTCTACGCCTTACGGCGCAGCGCGCCTTTTTAGGCCGGGCGGCTCGAATTGTCCAGCAGATGCAGCGTTACACGACGTCGGGCGGAGCCTCAGGCGCAGGCACCTAACCGAGCGGGCTCTGATCGGCTTCCGGTTGGTCTTTCGGAGCAGCGCCTGGATCGGCATCGTTTTCGCCAGAGTCCGGTACATCGCCGTACTCGTCGTAATCCGGCGGGGTCAGGCCATCCTTGAGTGGGTCGTCTGGATCGATCATGGCAGCTGTCCTCTGGCAACAATGGGCTGGGGTGACACATTGCCTTGGAACCCGAGGCAGACCGGGCGTTTCGTCAGCGCCGTACATGTCGATGTGCGGTGCGTGCGCAGCGAGTCGCGCAACACAGCAGACCTAGGACCGCCGCGCTCCGGTCAGGGTCTCGATGATGCGGCACTCGCGGACCGACGATTCGCTGCAACCCGCCAGGCGCTGCAGTTCCGCTTCGAGCCGCTGCAGATCGGCGATGCGCTGCCGCACTTCGACCAGATGGATCTGTACCAGGCGATCGACATCGCTGCAGGCATGCTCGGGCTGATCCGCCAGCTCGACCAGGGTGCGAATCTCATCGAGGGTGAAACCGAGTTCGCGCCCGCGCTTGATGAATCGCAGCTGCTCCGCGTCGCGCTCGCTGAACGTGCGATAGCCAGACTCGGTACGCGACGGCGGCGCAAGCAGGCCGATACGTTCGTAATAACGGATGGTTTCCACGTTCACTGCCGTGGCCTTGCTGAGTTTGCCGATGGTGAGTGACATCACTTGACCCTGTAGTCGCTACAGGGTTTAGCGTAGCGCCATCGACAACTGGAGGCGATGCCATGGCGGGAAATTGCTGCAGCAGTGGTTGTGCCAGTACGGCGGCACGGGGGCGCTATCGCCGCATTCTGTGGATTGCGCTGCTGATCAATCTGGCGATGTTCGGCGTCGAGATCGGTGCGGGCCTGCGCTCCGGCTCGGTCTCGCTGCTGGCCGACTCGCTGGACTTTTTCGGTGACGCAGCAAATTACGGCGTCAGTCTTTTCGTGCTGGGGCTCGGCGTGACGATGCGGGCGCGGGCGTCGCTGGCCAAGGCGCTGACGATGGGCCTGTTCGGCATATTCATTCTGGTGGTCGCCATCGGCAATTTCGTCGAAGGCAGCGTGCCACATGCCTCGACCATGGGCGTCGTTGGGGTGATCGCGCTGCTGGCCAACATAGCGGTGGCGGCGATGCTCTATGCCTACCGCGAAGGCGACAGCAACATGCGCAGCGTGTGGCTATGCAGCCGCAACGATGCGTTGGGCAACCTCGCCGTCATGCTGGCAGCGCTCGGCGTGTTCGGCACCGGCGCCGGTTGGCCGGACCTGATCGTGGCGACGATCATGGCGCTGCTCTCCATCAGCGCGGCGGTGCAGATCACCCGCCATGCCCTGGAAGAGCTGCGATCCGAACGGATAGCCGTCAGCGATGTGGAGCGACGCGCGTGACCGCAGGGTACACGCACGATTAAACCTCGCGAGGGCGAGCGCGCTCGGCGAGAAATGCCACTGGCGCCGTGCCATCGGCATTCAACTGGTAGATCTCGCGCGGCCTGCCCTGCTCATCCAGCACCAGCAGGCCGATACCCGAGCCGTTCCATAGCCGTTCGCCGGCGTTACTGCGGTCCGGCACGCGCGGTACGACTTCCAGGCGACGGCGCTTGGTCAGCCAGTTCAGTGGTGACCAGGGCGCGTAGAACCAGCGATTGAGGCGGTCGAACCAGTCCAGCAGGCGCCGCGGAAACTCGTTCTTTACGCCGCTGCTGGTGATCTGCCATAGCTGGGGCGCTGTATCGCGACCGCGAATGTGCACTTCGTAGACGAAGGAGTAGTGCACGTCGCCGGACAGCACCACGTAGTTACCCGGCGTACGGGTGTGGCGGAAGATATTCATCATCACGTGGGCCGCGCCGCGATGGGCCATCCAGTTCTCCGCATCCACCAGCAGCGGCTGGCCAGCCCAACTGAACACCCGTTGTACCGCTTCGATCAGCTTGACGCCGAACATCGGTGCCGGTGAGACGATCAGCACCGACGGCTTGTCGAGAATGTTCTGCTGGAATTCGCTCAGCGCTTCCCAATCCATCAGGCCTGACGGGCGACTGAGGTTGCGCTCGCTGCGCCAGCGCCGGGTGCGGGTGTCCAGCACCACCAGCGGCGGGTCGGTGGGCAGCTCGTAGCCCCAGCCGTCGAGTTTGAACAGCGTGTCGATCAGAGCGTTCTGCGCCGCGCAATCCAGCCAGCCATCGCTAGCCGTCGCCAGCAGCTCACGGAGCGGCAGCAGCAACTCGGCGAACCGCTTCGGCTCGTTGCCCCAGGCCTGGCACAGCAGGTAGGCGAGCAGCGCGTTGCCAATGATGCGTCTCGACAGCGGATGGCCGTAAGCGGTCTCCTCCCAGCGCGCGGAAAGGTTCCAGTCATCGGTGATGTCGTGGTCGTCGAAGATCATCAACGACGGCACATGAGCCAGGGCGCGTGCCACCTTCGGCAATCCCTCGATAAAACCTTGCAGACACGCCTCTTCACTGCGGTAGCGCTCGGCATGGGCGGGTTCCAGCGCGGGCATTTGCGGCGCGATCAGCGACCAGGGCGTCGGCGACCAGACGAGCAGGTACATCGCCATCACCTCGCCCAGGCTGATCAGGTGGTTCTGCCCGTTGGCGGTGGTGAACACCGGCTTCTCCACGCCACCGAAGAATCGCTCGCGCAGCGCCTCGTTGGACTTGAACGCTGGCAGCAGCTGCTCGCGGCGGTAATAGCTGGCCGGATGGGTCATCAGCGCATCGCTGTCACTCACCACCGCACCTTCGAGCTGCTCGCCATAGAGCCCGAGGCGGCGCACCAATGCGTGGATCGCTACCAGCATCGGCCCGGCGACATCGTCGGCATAGACCTGATCCCCCGTCATCAGCAACACGGCCGGGCGTTCGGCAGGCTTGCCCAGCGCGTCAGCCACCAGTTCGTCGACACACAACAGCCCGTCAGCCGCAGCATGGTGCGGCTTGCGGCAGGAACCATGCAGTACGCGATCGAGGCGCGACTTGATGACGAAGCTTGGCCGCGTAGTACCGTCATAGAGCAGATGCGGCGCGCACTCGGCGATGCCCTGCTCCACTGCACCATCATGGATGCGCAGGTCATATTCGATCACGCAATCGGTGGGCAGCGGTGCGTCAGGCACGAACTCGATCAGGTGCAATACAGCGTGCTTGCCGATCGGCAGACACCGGCAGCTCAGCTCGTCGAGCGAAACACGTTGTTGCAGTCCGAACGACGGGCTTTCTAGAACCAACGACAGCTCGAGCGGGCGCGAGCCAACCAGCCAGAGCGTCACAAGGCCAGGCTCGGTACGCCGTAGCAGCGGGCCCGCCAGCACGGCGGGCAGATGCTCGGGGGAAGGGATATCGGTCAAGGGCAACCCTGAAGATGGGAACAGGTTTGTCTGACAGCGCGCTGGCGCGATCGCTCAGCAAGCGAGCCAGCCACGCGGGCGGATCAGGGCGCGCCGAACATTGCCGTCCAGTAGATGGCGGCGTCACTCTGCGGATCGACCGCATAGGCTGCGCCAAGCTCGCTGAACTGCGGGTTCATCAGATTCGCGCAATGCCCGGGGCTGGCCAGCCAGCCGTCCAACACCTTGCGGGCGGTCGGCAGTGCCGCGGCGATATTTTCGCCGACCTGCCTGCCGGTGTAGCCAGCCAGCTCAGCGCGGTCGCCTGGCGTGCGGCCGTCCTCGCTCAGATGGCTGAAGAAGTTGCCGTTGGCCATAGCCCGGCTGTGGGCTCCGGCGGTGCTGCCCAGCGTATCGTTCCAGCTGAGCGGCCCGGCTGCGGCGAAGTCCTGCTTACCGCAACGGCGCGCGGAGGCACGGGCGGCGTTGATCTGCTCCAGCAGCTTCTGCCCTTCGGCCTGCCAGTCGCCCAAACGACCATCGAGCAATGGCCGCGCCACCACGATGCGCCAGTCACGGCCGTTGCGGCTCACGCCGATGTCGGCGAACTGCGGATTGAGGATCACCCGGCAGAAGCTCTCGCGCAGCGCCTGCATCGCCGCCTGCGCATCCCGCGGGCCGGACAGGGTGATCGCCTGCACCGTCACCATCGGATAGCCCGCCCGAGACAGCGCCTGCTGCAGATCGCCAGCGCCATCGACCGGCAGATTCAAGCGGGTATCGGCCGTCAGCGGCGGCAGCTCTTCGCTCGCCTTGTTGCCGCAGCGCTGTACTTCGCCACGGTAGGCGTTGATCGCATCGACCAGACGGGCCTCCTCGGCGGCTGCGAAGCCGGCAACGAACAACGTTGCGATCAACAGGACGGATGACAGAACACGCATGACAGTTCTCCAGCGAAATCCCTGACGGAACGAAGCGCACCCGGCGCAAAAATGAAGCGCCATGGTGCGCGAGGCTGCCGCGCTTGTCATCAGCGGGCCAGCATGTGGCCACTGGCTGTGCGCGTTGCGCAGGCTTGGCTATGATCGAAGACCATGAACAGCCTGCCGCCGCTTCGCCCATCCTGCCCGCCCGGCACCTGCACCTGCCGGCGCGACGAGCTGCTGGAAACGCCCGGCGCCGACGTGCGCATTCTCATGCTGACCCGGCATGAGGAACGGCGCCTGCTCGAACGCCTGGAAAACGTGCAGAGCCTGGACGATCTCGAACGCCTGCAGCAACGGATGTACGACCAGCTCGGCATCCGCATGACCGTCGCACCAGGGCACAACGAAGTGCGCAGCATGCGCGGCATCGCCATCGACTTCGCGGCACAGCCCGGCCTGTGCCGCAAGACCCGCCCCGCCATTGCCACCGCCGTGCGCCGCGGGCTGGAAAAACACCCGGAAATCGCCTGGCGCCTGCTCGATGCGCACGACCTGCTGGGCGGCCTCTGACCAGGGCGAAGCAATCCTCGCTCCCCTTGCGCAGCACAGAGTCAGGCATCTGGCGCGAGCCGATCAGGTCTGAGGGCCGGACCACGAAGCCCCGACAATAAAAGTGCCTATGCTGTATCGTGGAGCAATTGCTGCGACAGCATTCTTCCTGCAAACGGAGTGGCCCTATGGCCCTCCGCTTTCATGGCTCGCCGATTCTTGAAGCCTCTACCAGACCGCCCGCGGTCTGGTGCATGCACGAGGCCGTACGGCGATTTGGCAGAAACCGGCAATCGGTTTCCCGTTGTTCCGAAAGCTTGCCGCCGTGGTTCCTCCCGACAGGAGCCGGCGCACTAACGCCTGTTCCCCTATTTCCGCTAGTCGGACAGGCGCTCATGACCTCAGTTTTCCGTCACATCCTCGGCCGTCAGCAGCGCTCGCCCGTATGGAGCGACCTCGCACCCGTGCGTGAAGAGCTGTTCGGTACCGAACGGCTGGAGCACCACGCGCGCAGCCTTGCCGCGGCCCAGCCCATCACCAAGCGGCCGCCGGTCGTGTCGTCGCTGCATGCGCGCCTGAGTGAAAACGCGGCGGTGCTGCTTGCCGCCTACCGTTCCAGTGCCAGCGAGCTGGAGGCTGGCCGTAGCGTGGTGCCGGCTGCCGAATGGTTGCTGGATAACTACCATCTGGTCGAGGCGCAGATTCGCGAGATTCGCGATGATCTGCCGCCAGGCTTCTACCGCCAGCTGCCAAAACTGGCCGAAGGCCCGTTCGCCGGTTATCCGAGGGTGTTCGGCCTGGCCTGGGCCTTCGTCGCCCATACCGACAGCCATTTCGATCCCGAGACACTGCGGCGCTTCATCGTCGCTTATCAGCAGGTTCAGCCACTCACCATTGGCGAGCTGTGGGCCGTGGCGATCACCCTGCGCATCGTGCTGATCGAGAATCTGCGCCGTCTGAGCGACCAGATCACCGATGGCAGCATCACCCGCGCCGCAGCCGATGCACTGGCCAGCCGTCTGCTCTGCGCCGCCTCAGCAAAGCGAACGCTGGAGGATGAGATCGCCACGCGTGGCAGCGAAACCATGTCGGTAGTCTTCGCCGCGGAACTGGCCAAGCGTCTGCGCGATCAGGACCCCCGCACCACCCCGGCGTTGGGCTGGCTGGAGGAGGAGCTGGGTCGCCAGGGCAGCACCA includes:
- a CDS encoding sterol desaturase family protein, coding for MGVFESLQQFLIAPILHQLSSFFDLNGRLGVLFLGVSYAVAYALFRYRKRHGLTEAGSFWQFIGGWRVHWHPSARLDYRYYFVRGVLKVVLVVPIVALVDPYLLRSGDYLAFFTNLWGARPQLGQNLSLSLLYGLGVFVISDFAGYWVHRAFHSRWLWEFHKVHHSAPVMVPLTASRVHFLEKVVGRLVDLVLLSAYAGLFWYACGGEISRYTLFGVTYLVFIFNALASNLRHSHVWLSFGPRVEHILNSPAQHQIHHSDAPRHFHKNFGTNLSVWDWMFGTLYLTGAKPEDIRFGTAEQDSHRYLTLYSLIVMPFVDTARKVMPVSRPRRTDF
- a CDS encoding SMP-30/gluconolactonase/LRE family protein; translated protein: MTEQEQQPSRDSRRQFLKQSLACSALLTTGLALPGLSQSAEPLSRRYPDPSLEVLDESFLQLRLFNASVEKIADGLRWAEGPVWIGDGRYLLLSDIPNNRIMRWDEVTESLSVYREQANFSNGLTRDRQGRLVICEGSTTHELGRRVTRIEHNGAVTVLADNYQGKRFNSPNDVVVKRDGSIWFSDPPFQAGNYYEGQKIQTELPDAVYRIDGGTLEVTRVIEGIAGPNGLCFSPDETTLYVVEGRAKPNRLVWAYKVNADATLGERSKHIEATAHGALDGIKCDETGNLWCGWGSSGSPEANPEGLDGVRVFNPAGKAIGHIHLPERCANLCFGGAQGNRLFMASSHGIYALYVNARGATFA
- a CDS encoding MerR family transcriptional regulator, translating into MSLTIGKLSKATAVNVETIRYYERIGLLAPPSRTESGYRTFSERDAEQLRFIKRGRELGFTLDEIRTLVELADQPEHACSDVDRLVQIHLVEVRQRIADLQRLEAELQRLAGCSESSVRECRIIETLTGARRS
- a CDS encoding cation transporter, whose translation is MAGNCCSSGCASTAARGRYRRILWIALLINLAMFGVEIGAGLRSGSVSLLADSLDFFGDAANYGVSLFVLGLGVTMRARASLAKALTMGLFGIFILVVAIGNFVEGSVPHASTMGVVGVIALLANIAVAAMLYAYREGDSNMRSVWLCSRNDALGNLAVMLAALGVFGTGAGWPDLIVATIMALLSISAAVQITRHALEELRSERIAVSDVERRA
- a CDS encoding isoleucyl-tRNA synthetase, which gives rise to MLAGPLLRRTEPGLVTLWLVGSRPLELSLVLESPSFGLQQRVSLDELSCRCLPIGKHAVLHLIEFVPDAPLPTDCVIEYDLRIHDGAVEQGIAECAPHLLYDGTTRPSFVIKSRLDRVLHGSCRKPHHAAADGLLCVDELVADALGKPAERPAVLLMTGDQVYADDVAGPMLVAIHALVRRLGLYGEQLEGAVVSDSDALMTHPASYYRREQLLPAFKSNEALRERFFGGVEKPVFTTANGQNHLISLGEVMAMYLLVWSPTPWSLIAPQMPALEPAHAERYRSEEACLQGFIEGLPKVARALAHVPSLMIFDDHDITDDWNLSARWEETAYGHPLSRRIIGNALLAYLLCQAWGNEPKRFAELLLPLRELLATASDGWLDCAAQNALIDTLFKLDGWGYELPTDPPLVVLDTRTRRWRSERNLSRPSGLMDWEALSEFQQNILDKPSVLIVSPAPMFGVKLIEAVQRVFSWAGQPLLVDAENWMAHRGAAHVMMNIFRHTRTPGNYVVLSGDVHYSFVYEVHIRGRDTAPQLWQITSSGVKNEFPRRLLDWFDRLNRWFYAPWSPLNWLTKRRRLEVVPRVPDRSNAGERLWNGSGIGLLVLDEQGRPREIYQLNADGTAPVAFLAERARPREV
- a CDS encoding CAP domain-containing protein gives rise to the protein MRVLSSVLLIATLFVAGFAAAEEARLVDAINAYRGEVQRCGNKASEELPPLTADTRLNLPVDGAGDLQQALSRAGYPMVTVQAITLSGPRDAQAAMQALRESFCRVILNPQFADIGVSRNGRDWRIVVARPLLDGRLGDWQAEGQKLLEQINAARASARRCGKQDFAAAGPLSWNDTLGSTAGAHSRAMANGNFFSHLSEDGRTPGDRAELAGYTGRQVGENIAAALPTARKVLDGWLASPGHCANLMNPQFSELGAAYAVDPQSDAAIYWTAMFGAP